The nucleotide sequence ATTAGAAATCATTTCTCTAATTTTTTTAAATCCACTTTCGGAATTTAAACCAGATAAAACATCTCCTACTTTCCATGTTTTGCTGGTGACGTTACTGGAAACAATTTTTTCATCAAATTTTTTATAAGCTTCATCCAAGTTATTAGTATCAGATACTGCCAATTCTATCATCTTATTAATGGACTTAGCACCTAATGGTTTCTGTATATAATAATCTCTGCTAAAGTAAACCTTTACTAATTCTTCATAATCATTTTGTTTCAAATTTTCTTTAAAACAACCAGACCATTTTTTCCTTACTGACTCATCCCAGCATTTTCCAAGAAAATCTTTAATGATTTTTGCGTGTTCATCACATTCTTTAATTAAATCTTCATCATCTAATTTTAATAAACCATAGGCATTCTTCTTGGTTAAGTAATTCTTTATTATTCCGGTAATTGATTTTCTAAAAGCACTTACTCCAATAATCCCAATATTTGTATCAGAATGGATATCAAATTTTATTGCATAGCTCCAGATACTTGATTTATCTTCTCTTAAATTTTTGGATGCTTTCATTGCAATATGCTCAGAAATATTTGTGATATTATTTTCAATAGATTTCTCCTTAATACGGTAATTATAACGAGCTAATTCAGCCAAATCTGTACTAACCTTCTTACCCTTAGAATTAATATCTATAAAAATATCTAGCTCAACAGACCTATTATTTTCATCCGTTACTACAGTAACTATGTTAAATGGATATTCATTTAGTTTTTTAACTTCCTCGGCACTTCCAACATTTTCCAGTGCTTTTTCCATACCCAAAATTCTATGTTGACCATCAACAATTCTAAAAGGTTTATTTTTGAATTTATCGAAATCAATAGAAATAAGACCATTTTCCGTTGTCCTTACCATTTCAACATCAGAAGAATCTACACCAAGAATTATCGAAGTAGGTAATTTAAAATTCGTAATATCATCTGTAATAAATTTCTTGATTCTATTTATATGTAATTTGTTAGGTTTCCTTTGATAGCCATTATCATCTTGCTCATAAACCAAAACTTTGCTAATTCGGTGCAACTCTGAATATGGCAGAACAAAACTTAAATACTTCTGATTATTTTGTTTAAAAACTATAGATTCTATTTTCATATTGCCAAATGATTTAAAATTTGAAGGCTAAATACATTAATTTTCTTTTCAATTATATTTAATGAAATGCTGTTTGAATACTTTTCCTTAAGTTTAATAATGACTTGCTGAGTATAATTTCTTTCCGTTAAATTATCTAAAAACTCTTCAAGGTTAGCATCAAACTGGCACAGTAAAAAAATAGAATAAATTTGTTCAATTTCATCCTCACCTAAAATTTCGTCCTCCATTTCGGATTCAAAATTCTCGGATATAAAATCTAATACTTCTCTTCGAATTTTTGAGAATTCTGAGAATAATCTTCCTGAAATCCACGGATTTTCATTAGAATTAAATTTGATTAAAAGATTGAAATTATTTTCTATTAAATCCTGATCATAATCTGACAGGGTATCAGCTTGTAAAATCTCCTCTTTAATATTCTCTAATAAGGCTTCACATAAATGACTGGAAAACTTCTTATAATTTTCACTTGTGAGCTTTTGTTTAGTTTCACACTCCCAAACATTTATATAAATTGCTTCAATTAATTTTAATTCTATACTTCTGTTTCTATAATATTTATAGTTTTCATTTGAAGTTTCATATTTTAAAAACTTAAAAGACATTTCGGAGTTTTCCTCATCTTTAATATTGAAAGTTGGATAATAATTTTCAATAAAAAATCTCAATGTAGGTGCAAGTTTCTCTACTTGATATGAAAAACCCAAGATATCTTTGATCTTAGAACTATATGCTTCCGATAATTCCTGGGTGAATAGCAGGTTTTTTAAATTTTTATTATAGTCGTCCTTTGATCTTCGCAAATCATATAAGAGATCTTCAATTTTGTCTAATAATTTTCCAACATTATTCATAGTTTGTTGAACAGACGTTTTCGAGGGAAAGAAGCTATAATCTTTATAAAAGATAAAATGATCCAATTCTCCCCAGGCCTCATCAATTTTACTTTTAATTTGAAGTTCAAAACCAATCCGGTCATCAAAGACCCCCTTTAATCGGTATATACTTAAACCATTTTTCATTTTTTGTGGTTGACTTTCGATTTCACCTGTTTTGAAGCTGATTTTATGCTCCTTTAGAAAACCTAAATTGTTAGAAATCATTTCTAAGGCTCCCGGACAATCCTTATTTAAATCACAAACCAAACGTAAACCGATAACATCATCCAAATTTTCAACTTCATTACTGATTTTAGCTTTACTCCTATCAAAATTTTGCTCTGTAAGTTTCAGGTTATTGATTATCTTAGATCCAATATTCCTTCTAATCAATTTTTCTCGAAAACTATTCTTTTTCTTAACTCTAGAAATAACCTGAACATATCTTGAATTGTGAACAGAGTTTTCTGAAACTAGATTGAACTTTTTAGCTTCCTTCTCAATTAAGATATTAAAAACCTTCTGAATCTCTTTTTTTTTGGATTTTAGTTCTTTTAAAATTGTGTTCCCATAATAATCACTTATTTTATCCAATAGGGAAATTTCATCTTCAATCATCCTAAAACTCTTTGTTTAAATTATTTAAACCTTCTAGCATAAATTCATTTAAAAATTCTATTCCATTTATCGAATTTCCAGAGATTTGAGATTTAAAAGACTCTAATCCTCTATCAATATGAAGCTTAAAATATTTTGGAAGGTCTTTATCGTTTTTCTGTATTTCATAATGGTTTGCCATTAAAACTAGATATAAATCTGTATATTGACCAAATAAAACTTTTGAAGAATATTCCTTTCCTTGCGAATCTTTAATTTGCTCTACATCAAGTTTCTCATTTACTGATAATGAATAAGCCAATGCTATTCTGGCAATGACATTCTCCGAACCTAGATTTAACTTCCTGGTCAATTTGGAAATAATTTCCTTATTTTCCTCACTTGTACGAATACTTTTAAACACACTATAATTTTTAAGCTACTGGAAATAATTGATTTTTATTCAGTGGTCGGAAAAAAGATCCATTTTCGGAATTTTCTATCTGTATAACTTTATTCAAATTTGGTTCCAATGCCCGGAATTCATTTTCTGACAATTCTTTTTCCAGCAATGGAAAAAGCACGACCTGATCAGAAACGGTAGGGTAGAATTCCCGGATAATTTTTTCAGAGTGTAATTTATCAAATTTTTGTAAAGGACTATCAATAAAAACAGGAAAGTTTATTCCAGATTCATCTACCAAGGCTTTTAATAATGCTGTTGCATATAATTGCTGCTCTCCCTTGCTCAAATTTTCTTTACTAATTACTAAACCGTCACCATCAAGCAAACTAACATCCATTACCTCTTCACTAATATCAACCTTCACGTCTTCAATAAAGTTCTTTTTATGCATAAGGTTTTTAAGGCCTAAAGCAATGGTTTTTTGGAGGGTAAATCTCTTTTCTTCTTTTATTTTCTTAATTAATTGATTAACCTTCTTTAAAAGGTTTTCAGTTACCTGATACTTTTTCTTATCGATTTTCTGCAACTTAAATTTCTTTTCATATTCAGAAAGTACCGCAGTATGTCTATTCAATTCTGTATTAAGTCTTCCAAATTCTTCTTTCAGGTCATCCCTCTTTATCCAAGCTTTCTCATACTTTTCAGAATATTCGTTCTTTTGAGCTCTTAATTTTACTGCAACTGGATCGTCTTTTCGCGCTTCTGCCTCCCTGATTTTCTTTCCAACTATACTTAGCCTGGTTTTATTATCATTCTCCAGTTTTGTAACTCTTTCAAATTCTTCTTTATAAGAAGTTCTCAAATATTTTAAAAGAACCTGGAAATCACGAAATTCTTCATCAGAAAAATTCAGTAATATAGTTCCTTCTAGTTGCTGATGCGTTTTTTTCTTTAAGGTCTCCTCTACTGTAAGCTCAACTGATTTTTCAATTTGTGCTTTTATCCTTTTATCGAGCTTATCTAAATTCTTAAACAAACTTTTTTTGAATTCTTGTAATTCAATTCCTAGTGCTTCAGAGTTTATGGATTGCGATTTTAAACTTTGTTCTTTTTTAAGCTGTTCTTCTAGTGCAATTAACTGTTTTCCTGCAATAACCAGTGGAGCCAACTCCAGAAGCTTTTTAAAATCCCGTTTTATTTCAATAGCATCATCTTTTAAACTTTTCTGCTCGGCTACTAATTTATTTAGCTCTTCTACTGAAATACTATTGCCTCCCCTAATTAGGTTTTCCTGCAACTCATCAATCTTCTGTCTTAACTGGGAAAGTTCAATTTCTATATCGTCCTGGTTAGACTGGTTTAAATCTATAAGCTTTTGCAATTCTTCTTTCTTGCTTTCTAAACTCTCAAGTTTTTCTTTCTCGTATTCATCTATACCGTTTCTTCGTAATTTGGAAAGTAGAGAATCTAAGTTTTTCTTAAGTTCTTCATATTTTTTTATACCCAGCACTTCAGAATATGCTCTACTCAGACTTCTTAGCTCTGCTTTCGATTTCGCTTCAGCTAATGAAACTATTTTTTCAGCATCAAAAAAGAAAAATTTAGCTATCTCTCTAGGCAGAATAAAATCATTAATAAAAGTTTCGTAACCTACCTCCTTGGTTAATTCATTTTCAGCACCATCAATTAAAACCAATAATCGTTCCTCATTAGAATTTAGAATGAATTCTCTTTTAATAGTGATCGATTTACAGGGTATAGAGGGAATTGATAAGTCTATCAGCTTAATTTCTACAAAGCATTTAACCTCCTCTTCTGAAGAATTAGCGTTTCTTATTACTGAATTATTAATTAAGGATTTTCTGTAATTTTCATAACCCTCACTTGCTTTAAGATCTCTACGGTACTTATCTTCTACCTGAGACATCATTTTACCATAAAAAGCCCAAACTAGAGAGGTTAAGAATGTAGTTTTACCAAACCCATTTTTCCCCGCAATAAGAGTTAAATTTTCAGCCTTTTCAGTCAAAAACTCGATGGAGTTTTCCCCTTTATAAACCCTAAAATTATGAAGTGTGATTTTTTGAACTTTCATCTACTTTCCCTTTTCCACAAAATGCTCAATTCTTCTTTCCACATCATTATGTAGTCCATATTTTGAAAGCATTAAACTTTTAGTCTCCTGTATAGAAAGCAGGTTATTTATAAGAGAAATATATTCTACTTCCCCATCGCATACGTCTTTGAGTAGTCTTCTTTCTGTTGCATCTAAGGTATTATGCATATTGCTGGTACTCAAATTGGTGTCAAAAACCTCTCTATAAATGTCACCAACATTCCGATCAAAATACATGTCGCGATTCCAATTTACCTGTATGGCAATTAGTTCCTGATTGGTAATCAGCGTTAAATAAGGTTTCTCAATTTGAATATTTTTTTGAAGCTCTAATAGTTCTTTTAAAGTATCTGCTCTATATTTAAGTGCATAAGTTCCTTTTTTATGACCATCGGCATCAATTGCAGAAGTGCCGTTTCGTCTTATATCCATCCTATTGTCGCTAATATTTCTATTATCGATTAGCCTATCTCTGAAATTTAATAGTGGTCGTAACCATTCCTGTCCATTTTCAATTAATCCAGACATAGATTTATCTTTCTTAACCACCGTACATGTCCAGCATCCAAATCGACTTTTCCCACAAGATTTATGAGATTCATTTGTTACAACCGTTGGACATTCATAATCATCGGCACTTGCATCCGCATAGATTTTAAACAATAAAGAATTGTCAGCACCCCACGGCGAGGGTACAGCGTTAATAATATACCAGACCTCCTCTAACATCAAATCCTTTAGCGGAGCATACACAAAGGCATTTCTTTCATTAGCATGCCTTGATAGACGGCTCTGATACATTTCATGCTTTTTCATAGAACGCTCTCTACTTTGACTTTCCTCATATCGAGTACCTAATAAAATGATGGCTTTCCCCATTTCGTCTATTTGGTCTGAAAGAAAAGCAGACGTGGGTTTGATTTTCATTTTATCTGTACACCAGCGAAATTTGTTGTTCGGCACTGGATACCCCTTTCCAAGAATATTTACCCAGAATGACTCTTCTAGCTTAGGAGTAGTCTTTCTTACATATATAGGCAAATTTTGCTCTCTAGCTTCTTTCTCAATCTTATCTAAAACTTCATCCACATACGACGAAATTATAGGATTCTCTACCAAAGTATCATTATTCACAACGTAAACTGGTCTACCAGATTGAAAGGGATGATCAGTCTGTTCTCGAAATCTTTTAATAGCGATCCAAACTAGCGTTAGCAAAACAGTAGAATCTTTACCTCCGCTAAAACCAATTATCCAAGGCGTTTTTGAAGTATCCGAATAAGCATATTGATCGATTATCTCTTCGATAATGCCTTCTATTTTCGGACTTTTTAATTTTTGCATGAATGTTTTCTTTCAACTATAAAAATATGGAAAAAGTGGTGTTTAAAACCACTTTTTTCAGGTATTAATAGTATTTTTTTCAAAACCCTATGAGCAAATCAGATTACGGAAAACCATATCTTATTCTATCCTAGGAAATTTGTCTTGCAAAATTAATAATTCAAATTAGAATAAAACATGAAAAATTCGTGGAGTTTATTTACACCATCTTCTAATGATAATATCTTAGCGATCGAGAAAAAAATTATTACATCACACAATGATAAATATAGAAATAGCTTACAAGTTAGCACGAAGGACTTCCCCGAACCTTTTATGGGAAACAAAGATGCCAATATATATTTATTAATCGCGAACCCCAGAAGAAATAATGAAAAAGAAGAAGCTAATATCTCGCTAGTTAAAAATAATACAGAGTTAGAAAAAATTATTTTAAATAATTTAAAACATGAGTTTCCGACTACTCAATCCCTTTTATTTTTAGATGAACACTTTAAAAAACCTACTGGTTTTGATTGGTGGAATAGCGCAGTCTGTTTTGATCCCTATAAAACAAGAGTGTTCTTTTAAATCGATTAAAAATCCCTTAGATTAGACCCTTAATAAAATAGATAACACAACTAGTTGTGCCATCCGTAGGTTACCCACTATTAGAATCAGGATATATAACACAGACAAGAGAAAATTAATTTATGGCAAAAAATAATAAGATTAAATTGAAGATAAGCCAAAGAATTAGTGATCATTTAATTCAAGGCTTCTTGATTTTTCTAAGTGTCTTTTTTGCTTTCTGGCTTACAGAATATAGAGAAACGCAAAAAGATGCTAAAACTCTTGAGGTTTCTATAAAATATATTGCTTCCGAAATACAGTATAATCACAATAGAATTGAATATATTTATGAATATCATTCGAATTTGCTTACAGAAATTGATAGCTTAGAAGGACAAAACGATTCAAATTGGATGCAATTAGACGGTAGTGATTTAAGAAACTGGAAAGGTTTACAAACGCCTATGCTCCGTTCCACAGCATATCAAACCTATCTCAACTCCAATATAATCGATAATGTTGATTTCGAATTAGCAAAGTCTTTAACCAATATTTACTACGCACAATCTATTATAGAGGGATTTGACAACTCCATAATCGAATCTGCTATAACTGACACTGAAGGTTTAATGAGCTTGCCAAAATTGAAATATTTAACGCTAGTTTATTTGGGAGCTTTGCCAGACGTTATGAAGGAATATCAACTAGCGAAAAGGAATTGGCTTGATGAGTATGGTTACGATATTGACATTAAAAATGATAGCCTTAAAAGGGAAGTTAATAGAAGGATAAATATAACAGAATAACAGGGGGTAACAACATATAAAAACAATGCTTAATTTGTTCTCAAATCGAAACTCCCTGCTAGCTTGCTCAGCAGATTGTCTTTCGGACAATCACGCTCACCAGCTCGCACAGTTTTTATACGAGACTTTGCCACACATTTAAAATCGTGCTTAATTAAAAAATATGGGATTATTTGATATTTTTGGTAAAGGAAAAAATGATTCCCCATCAACTACGGATAACGGAATTTTAGGACCAACATATCTTGAGGGAATTACTGAGCAGATACCAAATCCTGTAAAATTGGAATCTATTGAATGGAGAAGAAAGCTAAAAACGAAACTCGGTCAAAATAAATTTCAGATAAAATATTACGGACAACTTCATCAAGATTATAAGAATTTGATTGTGGGAACTGATTTTGCACCTGCAAAAATTTTCGCTGTTGACGTTACGAACGGAAATGAAATTTTATTATTTGATGGTTGTAATCACGGATATAATTCAATGTTCTGCGACAAATATTCTAATAACCAAATTAATAATAGAATAGCTGTAAAAATTTATACCGATAAAACAGGAAATGACCAATTTGAAATAGTAATTTCTACACGTAACGGAATAGATTACGAAGATGAATTCAGAGACGAAGTTGACAAAAACGGAAATATTGAGCTGATTAATGGATTAAACGTGGCATTCAATATTGTAAAACGAAACGGATTTGATTCTTTGCAAATTTGGGCGATTAATAAAAGTGGAATTAAAACGGAAATAGTTTCCGAAGAGTTAGCGTAAAAAAACGTGTGGCAATAACTAAGCGTTCGTGTGGTCGGTACGGCCCAACATGAACGCATTGTTGACTAAACCGGTTCTTTGCCGGTTGGTCTTCTATGGGGATTACTCTCTTTTAGGAATTTAATTTATGAAGAACCGTTAGTCCTTCTTTACCTCTAGCAGGTTGAGTTATTGCAGCCAGAGGATAAAGTATAAAGTTCAGAATGAATATTTCTACAATTCATTATTAAATTATAACATCATCGTTGGTTTTAAGCCATAGGTCACCCCTTACGCTTTTTGAGAGCTGTTTTTCTTCTGGTCACTATTATTTTGGCTTTTTAATTTTTTCATCCAGTATTCCGGCGGGCCACGTGCCGTAAAGGTATGCAGGATAACCAAATTTCCTTTCTTGCACACCGGGCAAAGCTGGTGTTGTAATGGTTTACGCTCTTTGAGTTTGACCTGTCCAAGGCTTTGTCGTAGTTCTGTAAGC is from Zunongwangia endophytica and encodes:
- a CDS encoding DGQHR domain-containing protein, encoding MKIESIVFKQNNQKYLSFVLPYSELHRISKVLVYEQDDNGYQRKPNKLHINRIKKFITDDITNFKLPTSIILGVDSSDVEMVRTTENGLISIDFDKFKNKPFRIVDGQHRILGMEKALENVGSAEEVKKLNEYPFNIVTVVTDENNRSVELDIFIDINSKGKKVSTDLAELARYNYRIKEKSIENNITNISEHIAMKASKNLREDKSSIWSYAIKFDIHSDTNIGIIGVSAFRKSITGIIKNYLTKKNAYGLLKLDDEDLIKECDEHAKIIKDFLGKCWDESVRKKWSGCFKENLKQNDYEELVKVYFSRDYYIQKPLGAKSINKMIELAVSDTNNLDEAYKKFDEKIVSSNVTSKTWKVGDVLSGLNSESGFKKIREMISNERNIPVN
- a CDS encoding DndE family protein, translating into MFKSIRTSEENKEIISKLTRKLNLGSENVIARIALAYSLSVNEKLDVEQIKDSQGKEYSSKVLFGQYTDLYLVLMANHYEIQKNDKDLPKYFKLHIDRGLESFKSQISGNSINGIEFLNEFMLEGLNNLNKEF
- the dndC gene encoding DNA phosphorothioation system sulfurtransferase DndC — its product is MQKLKSPKIEGIIEEIIDQYAYSDTSKTPWIIGFSGGKDSTVLLTLVWIAIKRFREQTDHPFQSGRPVYVVNNDTLVENPIISSYVDEVLDKIEKEAREQNLPIYVRKTTPKLEESFWVNILGKGYPVPNNKFRWCTDKMKIKPTSAFLSDQIDEMGKAIILLGTRYEESQSRERSMKKHEMYQSRLSRHANERNAFVYAPLKDLMLEEVWYIINAVPSPWGADNSLLFKIYADASADDYECPTVVTNESHKSCGKSRFGCWTCTVVKKDKSMSGLIENGQEWLRPLLNFRDRLIDNRNISDNRMDIRRNGTSAIDADGHKKGTYALKYRADTLKELLELQKNIQIEKPYLTLITNQELIAIQVNWNRDMYFDRNVGDIYREVFDTNLSTSNMHNTLDATERRLLKDVCDGEVEYISLINNLLSIQETKSLMLSKYGLHNDVERRIEHFVEKGK
- the dndD gene encoding DNA sulfur modification protein DndD → MKVQKITLHNFRVYKGENSIEFLTEKAENLTLIAGKNGFGKTTFLTSLVWAFYGKMMSQVEDKYRRDLKASEGYENYRKSLINNSVIRNANSSEEEVKCFVEIKLIDLSIPSIPCKSITIKREFILNSNEERLLVLIDGAENELTKEVGYETFINDFILPREIAKFFFFDAEKIVSLAEAKSKAELRSLSRAYSEVLGIKKYEELKKNLDSLLSKLRRNGIDEYEKEKLESLESKKEELQKLIDLNQSNQDDIEIELSQLRQKIDELQENLIRGGNSISVEELNKLVAEQKSLKDDAIEIKRDFKKLLELAPLVIAGKQLIALEEQLKKEQSLKSQSINSEALGIELQEFKKSLFKNLDKLDKRIKAQIEKSVELTVEETLKKKTHQQLEGTILLNFSDEEFRDFQVLLKYLRTSYKEEFERVTKLENDNKTRLSIVGKKIREAEARKDDPVAVKLRAQKNEYSEKYEKAWIKRDDLKEEFGRLNTELNRHTAVLSEYEKKFKLQKIDKKKYQVTENLLKKVNQLIKKIKEEKRFTLQKTIALGLKNLMHKKNFIEDVKVDISEEVMDVSLLDGDGLVISKENLSKGEQQLYATALLKALVDESGINFPVFIDSPLQKFDKLHSEKIIREFYPTVSDQVVLFPLLEKELSENEFRALEPNLNKVIQIENSENGSFFRPLNKNQLFPVA